A single window of Jiangella alkaliphila DNA harbors:
- a CDS encoding VOC family protein, which yields MTITGYYPVLGSTDVAAARDFYVEHFGFTLTFEADWYVSLRHPSAEHIELALVDHRHPTIPDGFRQPARGLLLNVEVPDVDAWHERLVAAGLRVALDLRNEAFGQRHFIVEAPDGVLVDVITPIEPTSEYAGQYVS from the coding sequence ATGACCATCACGGGCTACTACCCGGTCCTCGGCAGCACCGACGTCGCCGCCGCGCGCGACTTCTACGTCGAGCACTTCGGCTTCACGCTCACGTTCGAGGCCGACTGGTACGTCAGCCTGCGCCACCCCAGTGCCGAGCACATCGAGCTGGCGCTCGTCGACCACCGCCACCCGACCATCCCCGACGGGTTCCGGCAGCCGGCCCGCGGGCTGCTGCTCAACGTCGAGGTCCCCGACGTCGACGCGTGGCACGAGCGCCTGGTGGCCGCCGGCCTTCGGGTCGCATTGGACCTTCGCAACGAGGCGTTCGGCCAGCGACACTTCATTGTCGAGGCGCCTGACGGCGTGCTGGTGGACGTCATCACGCCGATCGAACCGACGAGCGAATACGCAGGTCAATATGTCTCTTGA
- a CDS encoding lasso peptide biosynthesis B2 protein: MDHHTRVEVISMDERTTVTVVLPHAHVTVDYHTGHTTLAPPHSATNPEMAVVRHPGAGPSWGTQEASVVLLDPAWSPPLWRLAALPAVLMTMGVKAFGRQHRQFSRMVRLACIGRRLPLATDQQARNAVLAVRWLAPAIPVRWACLEQSAAAALLLALLGRRTEWRHGVAVDPVRMHAWITDRAGRPIEEPAGISSYVQTWTPDGAASDDPGIGPPLA, encoded by the coding sequence GTGGACCACCACACTCGGGTTGAAGTGATCTCGATGGATGAGCGAACAACGGTCACGGTCGTCCTCCCACATGCGCACGTCACGGTCGACTACCACACGGGGCACACCACGCTCGCGCCGCCGCACTCCGCCACGAACCCCGAGATGGCTGTTGTACGACATCCAGGCGCGGGTCCGTCGTGGGGAACCCAGGAGGCATCCGTCGTGCTCCTCGACCCCGCATGGTCGCCACCGCTGTGGCGCCTGGCAGCGCTGCCGGCCGTGCTGATGACGATGGGGGTCAAGGCGTTCGGCCGCCAGCACCGTCAGTTCTCCCGCATGGTGCGGCTGGCATGCATCGGTCGGCGGCTACCGCTCGCCACCGACCAGCAGGCAAGAAACGCCGTCCTTGCGGTGCGCTGGCTGGCTCCGGCCATTCCGGTCCGCTGGGCGTGCTTGGAGCAGTCGGCCGCGGCCGCACTCCTTCTCGCTCTCCTCGGCAGGCGCACGGAGTGGCGACATGGGGTCGCCGTCGATCCCGTACGGATGCATGCTTGGATAACGGATCGGGCCGGGCGCCCGATCGAGGAACCCGCCGGCATCTCGTCCTACGTCCAGACCTGGACGCCCGACGGTGCGGCGTCAGACGATCCCGGGATTGGACCGCCACTCGCATGA
- a CDS encoding ArsR/SmtB family transcription factor → MADQSATPDYELAEQLELTEPAQYRALFDATRMKIVHLLLERAATTSELAVALDKPKGTVGHHLKVLEYAGLVHVVRTKQVRAIEARYYGRTARVFLYHDWDRSSFDGIGLEPKGLLAEATAEITQIPEAYQDLPMLTNSRYARIPAERAEEWRQRLIELLDEFVRQPRGGEVTYGLLVGIYPTGRGHLPDPGDDEKDVAE, encoded by the coding sequence ATGGCCGACCAGTCCGCCACTCCAGACTATGAGCTGGCCGAGCAGCTCGAGCTCACCGAGCCGGCGCAGTACCGGGCGTTGTTCGACGCGACCCGAATGAAGATCGTGCACCTGCTCCTCGAGCGCGCCGCCACGACGTCGGAACTGGCGGTCGCGCTCGACAAGCCGAAGGGGACGGTCGGGCACCACCTGAAGGTGCTGGAGTACGCCGGGCTGGTGCACGTCGTGCGCACCAAGCAGGTCCGCGCCATCGAGGCCCGCTACTACGGCCGCACGGCGCGCGTGTTCCTGTACCACGACTGGGATCGCAGCTCGTTCGACGGCATCGGGCTGGAGCCGAAGGGGCTGCTCGCGGAGGCGACGGCGGAGATCACGCAGATCCCCGAGGCCTACCAGGACCTCCCCATGCTGACGAACTCGCGATACGCCCGCATCCCGGCCGAGCGGGCGGAGGAATGGCGGCAGCGGCTGATCGAGTTGCTCGACGAGTTCGTCCGCCAGCCACGTGGCGGCGAGGTGACGTACGGCCTGCTGGTCGGCATCTACCCGACCGGCCGCGGGCACCTGCCCGACCCCGGCGACGACGAGAAGGACGTCGCCGAGTGA
- a CDS encoding TetR/AcrR family transcriptional regulator, protein MSTGGAVSPTQLERRQATVHALLTEGRRQFAGDGYAAVSLAGIVDALGLTKGAFYHHFASKAALFRAVVEQVQAQVADRVVAAAEARPDAWGQLTAGCEAFLRAGADPDVQRIMLIDGPAVLGWDDWRALDDASSGRHLRDALQPVIDDGVIAPQPVEPLTHLLSGAMNEAALWLARSDDPHDLDDTVAALLSLLDALRLR, encoded by the coding sequence ATGTCAACGGGAGGTGCGGTGTCCCCGACCCAGCTCGAACGGCGGCAGGCCACGGTCCACGCCCTGCTCACCGAGGGGCGCCGGCAGTTCGCCGGCGACGGCTACGCCGCGGTGAGCCTCGCCGGCATCGTCGACGCGCTCGGGCTCACGAAGGGCGCGTTCTACCACCACTTCGCCAGCAAGGCCGCGCTCTTCCGTGCGGTCGTCGAGCAGGTCCAAGCCCAGGTCGCCGACCGGGTCGTCGCCGCGGCCGAGGCTCGACCCGACGCGTGGGGCCAGCTCACCGCCGGCTGCGAGGCGTTCCTCCGGGCCGGCGCCGACCCCGACGTCCAGCGCATCATGCTGATTGACGGCCCCGCTGTCCTCGGCTGGGACGACTGGCGCGCCCTCGACGACGCCTCGTCCGGCCGGCACCTGCGCGACGCCCTCCAGCCCGTCATCGACGACGGCGTCATCGCGCCGCAGCCGGTCGAGCCGCTCACCCATCTGCTCTCCGGCGCGATGAACGAGGCCGCCCTGTGGCTCGCCCGCTCCGACGACCCCCACGACCTCGACGACACCGTCGCCGCCCTGCTCTCCCTGCTCGACGCGCTGCGCCTACGCTGA
- a CDS encoding GNAT family N-acetyltransferase: protein MNSPHVLLSGSRLGLALPRRELLPEYHRWENDPRTILGYGNQFPQSWEVRDAGWERQRSNHHYPQFEVVRLDDLTAVGMTTLDVNQYVRTAEFTVVLAPEARGQGFAAEATRLTLDWAFHLGALRMVWLKVLEPNRAGIAAYEQAGFRAAGRLRRAGYWLGAPCDELIMDAVAEEFEGESWVTTAVESPVPPSA from the coding sequence ATGAACAGCCCGCATGTCCTCCTGTCCGGCTCGCGGCTCGGGCTCGCACTGCCCCGTCGCGAACTGCTGCCCGAGTACCACCGCTGGGAGAACGACCCCCGGACGATCCTCGGCTACGGCAACCAGTTTCCGCAGTCGTGGGAGGTGCGCGACGCGGGGTGGGAACGCCAGCGTTCCAACCACCACTACCCCCAGTTCGAGGTCGTCCGGCTCGACGACCTGACCGCGGTCGGCATGACCACGCTGGACGTCAACCAGTACGTGCGCACGGCCGAGTTCACCGTGGTCCTGGCGCCTGAAGCACGCGGCCAGGGGTTCGCCGCCGAAGCGACCCGGCTGACGCTCGACTGGGCGTTCCATCTGGGCGCGCTGCGCATGGTGTGGCTGAAGGTCCTCGAGCCGAACCGAGCGGGCATCGCGGCCTACGAGCAAGCCGGCTTCCGCGCCGCCGGCCGGCTGCGGCGGGCCGGCTACTGGCTCGGCGCACCATGCGACGAGCTGATCATGGACGCCGTCGCTGAGGAGTTCGAGGGCGAGTCCTGGGTGACCACCGCCGTCGAGAGTCCAGTGCCGCCGTCAGCGTAG